The following are from one region of the Nicotiana tabacum cultivar K326 chromosome 3, ASM71507v2, whole genome shotgun sequence genome:
- the LOC107778550 gene encoding N-acylphosphatidylethanolamine synthase-like — MPAGLNISVREMVGGRTMEWAARASHLGGLPRKMVITAVGSFAKAVANLLNTTTVHNGDTLLQLVRSRPAGVPLLTVSNHMSTLDDPVMWGFKGFPISDAKLARWVLAAEDICFKNTALSYFFRLGKCIPITRGGGIYQEHMNEALDRLSDGAWLHTFPEGKVCQEDAPIRRLKWGTASLIARAPVTPIVLPIVHHGFEKVMPENYACGRRPPVPLWNREIKIVVGEPMEFNLPELREMALSQSRDSSSSSGRWPRTILGGLDEAAQRCLYMTISDQIRTALENLRSFSRSYMKPKQ, encoded by the exons ATGCCGGCGGGCTTGAATATCAGTGTTAGAGAAATGGTGGGTGGTCGGACGATGGAGTGGGCGGCGAGAGCAAGCCACCTAGGTGGTCTTCCGAGGAAAATGGTGATCACGGCGGTAGGTTCGTTCGCGAAGGCGGTGGCGAATCTACTCAACACCACCACTGTCCACAACGGCGACACCCTCCTCCAGCTCGTTCGATCCCGCCCTGCCGGTGTTCCTCTCCTCACCGTCAGCAATCACATGTCCAC GTTGGATGACCCAGTTATGTGGGGATTCAAAGGTTTTCCAATTTCTGATGCGAAGCTGGCGAGATGGGTACTCGCAGCTGAAGACATATGCTTTAAAAATACAGCGTTGTCATATTTTTTCCGGCTTG GGAAATGTATACCAATAACAAGAGGGGGTGGAATCTATCAAGAACATATGAATGAAGCTCTTGATCGTTTGAGTGACGGAGCCTGG TTGCATACATTTCCAGAAGGGAAGGTCTGTCAAGAAGATGCTCCAATAAGACGATTGAAGTGGGGAACTGCCAGTCTCATTGCTCGTGCCCCTGTGACTCCAATTGTCTTGCCTATTGTCCATCATGGTTTTGAAAAG GTTATGCCAGAGAATTATGCTTGTGGGAGAAGACCTCCAGTTCCTTTATGGAACCGGGAGATAAAAATAGTTGTTGGTGAGCCAATGGAATTCAACCTACCTGAACTGAGAGAGATGGCTCTATCTCAATCTCGGGATTCATCATCTTCCAGTGGGCGGTGGCCCAGAACCATCCTTGGTGGACTGGACGAGGCAGCACAGAGATGTCTGTACATGACCATATCTGATCAAATTCGAACTGCCTTGGAAAACTTAAGGAGTTTCAGTAGATCTTACATGAAGCCCAAGCAATAG